The genomic segment TTACCCCAAGTAATTGTTCACCCTTTATTCTTTTTAATAAATCTTTAAATCCTTTGTTTTCGGGATGAATACTGGCAAAAGGAATAATCCTGTTGCTTTTGATTTTGACGCACCATTTTATAATATTTTCAACTTGTTCCGGTTTTGTCGCAATGTTTAATATAACCGATTTTTCAATTCCGGAATCATCCATAGATTTCAGAAGCCCTGATACTGTTCCGTCAAAGGACGGTTTTATTTTAGCACTGTAGGCTATTTTTTCCAGCGCACCGGCAGCTATATTATCCGGGAAAGCATGAGTATGAAAATCTATAATCATTGCTTATTGTATCCTTAATTTATTATTTTCAAAATATCCAACGGTTTCTTAATGTAAAAATCCGGCTTGTGCTTTCTTAATTCTTCGGTTGGTCTGTATCCGTAAAGGGCTGCACAGGAGTATACTTTTGAATTCTTTGCTGCAAGTATATCTGTTTTACTGTCACCGATAATCAATGCATTTTCAGGCTTTATCTTTTCCTTTGAAAGTATCTTTTTTATATAATACGGCGATGGTTTTAGCCGCTCTTTTTCTTCACTGTTAATCCCTATTATCCCGCTAAAATACTTTCCTATTTTAATATCTTTCAATAATTTCCTGGTAAAAATATGCGCTTTATTTGAAACAACATATAAAATTATATTTCTTTTTCTTAGTTCTTTTAAGATACTTAATATTCCAGGGTATAATTTAGATTTTTTTACCAGATTTTTACTATAGTGTCTGGTAAATTGTAATTTTGCTTTTTTAATATCTATTGTATTATTTGTAAGTTTGGAAAATAAATTAACCGCTCCCCTTCCTATAGCACTTTGCACCTGTTCCTTTGACGCCTTTGCTATCCCGAAATCCTCTAAGACTTTATTTACCGAATAGGTTAAATCATCAAGCGTATCAACAAGAGTTCCGTCAAGGTCAAAAATTATCAAATCAAATCTATTTTTATTTAACATGTTTATCATTATATAACTTAATAAACCTCATTTCAATAGGAATATAACAAACCTCTTTCTTTTTTTTTAAAATAAAATATAATAATGCTGTCATTTGACGAATACATTATGAAAAAATATATTGTAATTATTTTTATCTCAAGTATATTGCTATTCCCGGTTGCATTTGCCGGTGTAATTTCCGAACGATTGCTTCTTAAAGACGATTGGAAAATCTATCCTGATTTACAATTAAAAACCGGCGGAGATAAAATTTCCTCTGTTAAATTTAAGACTGACGGCTGGTATAATACCGCTGTTCCATCTACAGTACTTGCCGCACTGGTTGAAAATAAAGTTTATTCTGACCCGTATTTTGGAGTGAATTTAAGGTCAATACCTGAAGACCAGTTTAAATATCCGTGGTGGTTCCGGACAACATTTGAACTACCTAGCGATTATAAAGATAAAAATATGTTTTTGCATCTTGACGGTATCATATATCGGGCAGATGTATGGATAAACGGTAAATTGATAGCAGGCAAGGAAAAGG from the Elusimicrobiota bacterium genome contains:
- a CDS encoding HAD-IA family hydrolase, whose product is MINMLNKNRFDLIIFDLDGTLVDTLDDLTYSVNKVLEDFGIAKASKEQVQSAIGRGAVNLFSKLTNNTIDIKKAKLQFTRHYSKNLVKKSKLYPGILSILKELRKRNIILYVVSNKAHIFTRKLLKDIKIGKYFSGIIGINSEEKERLKPSPYYIKKILSKEKIKPENALIIGDSKTDILAAKNSKVYSCAALYGYRPTEELRKHKPDFYIKKPLDILKIIN